A region of the bacterium genome:
CCGGATAAATATCCGCATAAGCCGGATTCTCCGCTTTCAGATAACGTTGTGTCGCAGTTACAGCCAAACGCTTGACCGTGGCTTCACCATGGATGAGAGCCACCACCACATCGCCCGGCTCAGCATCCTGCTGCGACCGCACCACCACCAGGTCATTCGGCAAAATTCCTGCACCGGTCATGCTGTCACCCGTAACCCGCAACAGAAAATGCGGGTCCCCGGACCGCAGCAAAGACCTCGGCACAGCAATATACCGCTCGATGTTCTGCTCCGCCAACATGGGCACACCGGCAGTGACCGTGCCGATCAACGGCAAACCCTGCTCCGGACCAATCCCCTCCTGTGGCCCCAGTACCTGAATGCCGCGTGCCTTATTGCGCTCCCATAGAATGTATCCTTTTCTGGCCAATAAATTCAGATATTTGACAGCGGTTGTGCGCGACGAGGCCCCCAGACTTTCAGTTATCTCCTTGAGGGTGGGCGGATACCCCTGCTCCTGAGTCTTTTTTATAATGACCTGCAACGCCTTTTTCTGCTTGGCTGTCAACTTTTCCATATCGCTCCTTATATAAGGCTAAAAACAAAAAAGGTGATCATAAAATCACCTTATTATACAAAAACAGATCCTCTTTGTCAAGAAAAATTGTTTAAAGGTACACCATACCCCAGCGGCTAAATCTTCTCATCAGCTACATTCAATAGAGTCAGCAACCGTTGATGCA
Encoded here:
- the lexA gene encoding transcriptional repressor LexA — protein: MEKLTAKQKKALQVIIKKTQEQGYPPTLKEITESLGASSRTTAVKYLNLLARKGYILWERNKARGIQVLGPQEGIGPEQGLPLIGTVTAGVPMLAEQNIERYIAVPRSLLRSGDPHFLLRVTGDSMTGAGILPNDLVVVRSQQDAEPGDVVVALIHGEATVKRLAVTATQRYLKAENPAYADIYPEGEWAVQGKVVALVREEVA